In one Pseudomonas sp. R84 genomic region, the following are encoded:
- a CDS encoding 3-hydroxyacyl-CoA dehydrogenase, protein MSQISFDIQQAAVIGAGTMGRGIVMCLANAGVSVQWVDNNPQMLEQALATVADTYAHNVRQGRIDQAEADARIARVSAAADYAAIRNVDLVIEAVYENLELKQKIFRELDGLLKPEALLASNTSALDIDAIAAATRRPEQVLGLHFFSPAHIMKLLEIVRGAQTSAAVLEAALALGKRMGKVSVVSGNCHGFIGNRMLHPYVLEARKMLLEGAYPQQVDAALQGFGFAMGPFRMYDVVGIDLEWRARELAGKGQDAPEVQVDNRLCEMGRFGQKSGNGYYHYEPGSRQAEHDPEVDALVLQVSEGLGFQRREIGPEEILERSLLALVNEGAKILQEGIAESAHDIDLVYLNGYGFPADKGGPMAWADQQGLAVIHQRLLALETRQGDQWKPARLIGELAAQGQGFADR, encoded by the coding sequence ATGAGCCAGATATCCTTCGATATTCAGCAGGCCGCCGTGATCGGTGCGGGCACCATGGGCCGTGGCATTGTCATGTGCCTGGCCAATGCCGGGGTGAGCGTGCAGTGGGTGGATAACAATCCACAGATGCTTGAGCAGGCGCTCGCCACCGTGGCCGATACTTATGCACACAACGTTCGCCAAGGCCGGATTGATCAGGCCGAGGCGGATGCGCGTATCGCACGGGTCAGTGCGGCGGCGGATTACGCGGCGATTCGCAATGTCGATCTGGTGATCGAGGCGGTGTACGAAAATCTTGAGCTGAAGCAGAAGATCTTTCGTGAGCTGGATGGTTTGCTCAAGCCTGAGGCGCTGTTGGCGAGTAATACCTCGGCGCTGGACATCGATGCGATTGCTGCTGCGACCCGGCGCCCGGAGCAAGTGTTGGGGCTGCATTTCTTCAGCCCGGCGCACATCATGAAACTGCTGGAAATCGTGCGCGGTGCGCAGACTTCGGCGGCGGTGCTGGAAGCGGCGCTGGCTCTGGGCAAGCGCATGGGCAAGGTCAGTGTGGTGTCGGGCAACTGTCACGGTTTTATCGGCAACCGCATGCTGCATCCGTATGTGCTGGAGGCGCGCAAGATGTTGCTCGAAGGCGCTTATCCACAGCAGGTCGACGCAGCGCTGCAAGGTTTCGGTTTTGCCATGGGGCCGTTCCGCATGTACGACGTAGTCGGCATCGATCTGGAGTGGCGTGCACGCGAGTTGGCCGGCAAGGGGCAGGATGCGCCGGAGGTTCAGGTAGATAACCGTTTGTGCGAGATGGGCCGGTTCGGCCAGAAGTCCGGCAACGGTTATTACCATTACGAACCGGGCAGTCGTCAGGCTGAGCACGATCCTGAGGTCGATGCGCTGGTGTTGCAGGTCAGCGAAGGGCTGGGCTTCCAGCGCCGTGAGATTGGTCCGGAGGAGATTCTGGAGCGCAGTTTGCTGGCGTTGGTCAATGAAGGCGCGAAGATTTTGCAGGAAGGCATTGCCGAGTCTGCGCATGACATCGATCTGGTGTATCTGAATGGCTACGGCTTCCCGGCGGACAAGGGCGGGCCGATGGCCTGGGCGGATCAGCAAGGGCTCGCGGTTATTCATCAGCGTTTACTGGCGCTGGAGACGCGGCAGGGCGATCAGTGGAAACCGGCGCGGTTGATTGGTGAGTTGGCGGCGCAAGGGCAGGGGTTTGCTGATCGTTAA
- a CDS encoding thioesterase family protein, whose translation MSNPMPQRTDYPHFQPITTRWHDNDAYGHVNNVTYYSFFDTAVNTYLIQVGGLDIHDGEVVGFVVSSACDYFASIAFPDLIEIGLRVGKLGNSSVQYELAVFKVGESEACAAGRFVHVFVDRASNQPVPIPAELRQALEYLVV comes from the coding sequence ATGTCCAACCCGATGCCACAACGCACCGACTACCCCCACTTCCAGCCCATCACCACACGCTGGCACGACAACGACGCCTACGGTCACGTCAACAATGTCACCTACTACAGCTTCTTCGACACGGCGGTGAACACCTACCTGATTCAGGTCGGTGGTCTGGATATCCATGACGGCGAGGTGGTGGGGTTTGTGGTCAGTTCGGCGTGTGATTACTTTGCCTCGATCGCCTTTCCGGATCTGATCGAGATCGGTCTGCGAGTCGGCAAGTTGGGCAACAGTTCGGTGCAGTACGAATTGGCGGTGTTCAAGGTCGGTGAAAGCGAGGCGTGTGCGGCCGGGCGCTTCGTTCACGTATTCGTCGATCGGGCGAGTAATCAGCCGGTGCCGATTCCTGCCGAACTGCGGCAGGCCTTGGAATACCTGGTGGTGTAA
- a CDS encoding glycine zipper domain-containing protein, with amino-acid sequence MKFSSILLLSLGLVSGFASAGGTTEAGVGGALGGVLGSVVGQSLGGNTGSTIGAALGGAGGSAVGADKRSRGEAAIGGALGAAGGNVVGRSMGGTTGSLIGSAAGGGAGGALGNYMGNKSDDDDRHYDRGRDRDRGYYRDRHPGRGHAYGHRKHHKHYRD; translated from the coding sequence ATGAAGTTCTCCTCGATTCTCTTGTTGTCCCTTGGCCTGGTCAGTGGTTTTGCTTCCGCAGGCGGCACCACCGAAGCAGGTGTGGGCGGCGCATTGGGCGGGGTTCTTGGCTCGGTCGTCGGTCAGTCCTTAGGCGGCAATACAGGTTCCACTATCGGCGCAGCCTTGGGCGGCGCGGGTGGTAGTGCGGTCGGCGCCGACAAACGCAGCCGTGGCGAAGCCGCCATTGGTGGTGCGCTGGGCGCAGCCGGCGGTAACGTAGTCGGCCGCAGCATGGGCGGCACCACCGGCAGCCTGATCGGCTCCGCAGCAGGTGGCGGCGCCGGTGGCGCGCTGGGCAACTACATGGGTAACAAAAGTGATGACGATGATCGTCATTACGATCGCGGTCGTGACCGTGACCGTGGTTATTACCGCGACCGTCACCCGGGCCGCGGCCACGCTTACGGCCATCGCAAACATCACAAGCACTATCGCGACTGA
- a CDS encoding FdhF/YdeP family oxidoreductase has protein sequence MSQHHQADQKPVPRYKPYKGAAGGWGALISVAQAWLTSDNALKNLRMMLKTNQNGGFDCPGCAWGDSPESGMVKFCENGAKAVNWEATKRRVDARFFAKHSVTSLLEQSDYWLEYQGRLTEPMVYDAETDRYKPISWDDAYTLIAKHLQSLPSPDLAEFYTSGRASNEAAYLYQLFVRAYGTNNFPDCSNMCHEASGVALAQSVGVGKGTVTFDDFEHADAIFVWGQNPGTNHPRMLEPLREAVKRGAQVVCINPLKERGLERFQHPQHPIEMLTNGDKPTNTAYFRPALGGDMALLRGMAKFLLQWERDAQKAGEPAVFDHDFLNAHSANVLEYLGVVDDTPWEQIVEQSGLTLVEIEQAARMYAKGKNVIMCWAMGITQHRHSVPTIQEIANLMLLRGNIGKPGAGLCPVRGHSNVQGDRTMGINERPPVAFLDSLERRFQFKVPRHNGHNVVEAIHAMAEGRAKVFIGLGGNFAQATPDSPRTFAALSNCDLTVQISTKLNRSHLAHGKDALILPCLGRTDIDIQTEGPQAVTVEDSFSMVHASNGQLQPLSNQMRSEPSIIAGIAAATLGSKPVDWNWLVADYGRIRELIADTIPNFKAFNEKIKNPGGFYLGNSAGARKWNTPSGRANFRANMLPKDLVHERTRATGQLPDLILQSMRSHDQYNTTIYGLDDRYRGVKGQRDVLFANEADIIRLGFRPGQKADIVSIWDDGRERRVKGFTLLAFDIPAGQAAAYYPEVNPLVPLESTGDGSHTPTSKFIAIRLEAASETGLIMAKSA, from the coding sequence GTGAGCCAACATCATCAAGCCGACCAGAAACCTGTCCCGCGCTACAAGCCTTACAAAGGTGCCGCCGGCGGCTGGGGTGCCCTGATCAGTGTGGCTCAGGCCTGGTTGACCAGCGACAACGCCCTGAAAAACCTGCGCATGATGCTCAAGACCAACCAGAACGGCGGCTTCGACTGCCCGGGTTGCGCCTGGGGCGATTCGCCGGAAAGCGGCATGGTCAAGTTCTGCGAGAACGGCGCGAAAGCGGTTAACTGGGAAGCCACCAAGCGCCGCGTCGATGCCAGGTTCTTCGCCAAACACAGCGTCACTTCGCTGCTGGAGCAGAGCGATTACTGGCTGGAATATCAGGGCCGTCTGACCGAGCCGATGGTCTACGACGCCGAAACCGATCGCTACAAGCCGATCAGCTGGGACGACGCCTACACCCTGATCGCCAAGCACCTGCAGAGTCTGCCGAGCCCGGATCTGGCCGAGTTCTACACCTCGGGTCGCGCCAGCAACGAGGCGGCGTATCTGTATCAGCTGTTCGTGCGCGCCTACGGCACCAACAACTTCCCTGACTGCTCGAACATGTGCCACGAGGCCAGCGGTGTGGCGTTGGCGCAAAGCGTTGGCGTCGGTAAAGGCACCGTGACCTTCGACGATTTCGAACACGCCGACGCGATTTTCGTCTGGGGCCAGAACCCCGGCACCAATCACCCACGGATGCTCGAACCGCTGCGTGAAGCGGTGAAGCGCGGTGCGCAAGTGGTGTGTATCAACCCGTTGAAGGAACGCGGTCTGGAACGTTTCCAGCACCCGCAACACCCGATCGAAATGCTCACCAACGGCGATAAACCGACCAACACCGCCTATTTCCGTCCGGCCCTCGGTGGCGACATGGCGCTGCTGCGCGGCATGGCCAAGTTCCTTCTGCAATGGGAGCGCGATGCGCAGAAGGCTGGCGAACCTGCTGTGTTCGATCACGACTTCCTCAACGCCCATAGCGCCAACGTCCTCGAGTACTTGGGCGTGGTCGATGACACGCCGTGGGAACAGATCGTCGAGCAATCCGGCTTGACCCTCGTAGAAATCGAGCAAGCTGCGCGCATGTACGCCAAGGGCAAGAACGTGATCATGTGCTGGGCGATGGGTATCACCCAGCATCGCCATTCGGTGCCGACCATCCAGGAAATCGCCAACCTGATGCTGCTGCGCGGCAATATCGGCAAACCGGGCGCCGGCCTGTGCCCGGTGCGCGGCCACAGTAACGTGCAGGGCGACCGCACGATGGGCATCAACGAGCGTCCGCCGGTGGCGTTCCTCGATTCGCTGGAACGTCGCTTCCAGTTCAAGGTGCCACGCCACAACGGCCACAACGTGGTCGAAGCGATCCACGCGATGGCCGAAGGTCGCGCCAAAGTCTTTATCGGTCTGGGCGGCAACTTCGCCCAAGCCACGCCAGACAGCCCGCGCACGTTCGCCGCACTGAGCAATTGCGACCTGACCGTGCAGATCAGCACCAAGCTCAACCGCAGCCATCTGGCTCACGGCAAGGACGCGCTGATCCTGCCGTGCCTTGGTCGTACCGACATCGACATCCAGACCGAAGGCCCGCAAGCGGTCACCGTGGAAGACTCGTTCAGCATGGTTCACGCCTCCAACGGTCAGTTGCAGCCGCTGTCGAACCAGATGCGTTCGGAGCCGTCGATCATTGCCGGTATCGCTGCTGCCACACTGGGCAGCAAACCGGTGGACTGGAACTGGCTGGTGGCCGATTACGGGCGCATCCGCGAACTGATCGCCGACACCATTCCCAACTTCAAAGCGTTCAACGAGAAGATCAAGAACCCGGGCGGTTTCTACCTCGGCAACAGCGCCGGCGCACGCAAGTGGAACACGCCGTCGGGCCGCGCCAACTTCCGCGCCAACATGCTGCCGAAAGATCTGGTGCACGAGCGCACCCGCGCCACCGGACAACTGCCGGATCTGATCCTGCAATCGATGCGCTCCCACGATCAGTACAACACGACGATTTATGGTCTCGACGACCGTTATCGCGGGGTGAAAGGTCAGCGCGATGTGTTGTTCGCCAATGAGGCGGACATCATTCGACTTGGCTTCCGTCCGGGGCAGAAGGCTGACATTGTTTCGATATGGGACGACGGTCGTGAGCGTCGGGTGAAGGGCTTCACCTTGCTGGCGTTTGATATTCCAGCGGGCCAAGCGGCGGCTTATTACCCGGAAGTGAATCCGCTCGTGCCGCTGGAGAGCACTGGGGATGGCAGCCATACGCCGACGTCGAAGTTCATTGCAATTCGGCTGGAAGCGGCGAGTGAGACCGGGTTGATCATGGCCAAGTCTGCTTAA
- the fdhD gene encoding formate dehydrogenase accessory sulfurtransferase FdhD: MNAKRPACAAPAIETPAPAASQTYSYSDLPREASASTALAEEVALAIAYNGISQAVMLVTPTDLEDFIVGFSLGSGIIEDATDIYDLQLTGAGSAQYAQVTIANRAFWNLKQQRRQMAGTSGCGLCGVEAVEQALPDLKVLAGAALPPIEWLDGLRQRIGAFQPLGQHCGAVHAAVFMNASGELLLGREDIGRHNALDKLIGGLIRQKISTAGGLAIVTSRCSLELIQKVLRAGIQTLVSLSAPTGLAVQWARRHNLNLIHLPQKSAPRVYSPAMENQA, from the coding sequence ATGAACGCCAAGCGCCCAGCCTGCGCGGCGCCTGCAATTGAAACGCCCGCGCCTGCCGCCAGCCAGACCTACAGTTACAGCGATTTACCCCGCGAGGCATCGGCCAGCACTGCGCTGGCTGAGGAAGTCGCGTTGGCGATCGCCTACAACGGCATCAGTCAGGCGGTGATGCTGGTGACACCGACCGACCTGGAAGACTTCATCGTCGGCTTCAGTCTAGGCAGCGGCATCATCGAGGACGCCACCGATATCTATGACCTGCAACTGACCGGTGCCGGCTCCGCGCAATACGCGCAAGTGACCATCGCCAATCGCGCGTTCTGGAACCTCAAGCAACAGCGCCGGCAAATGGCGGGTACCAGTGGTTGCGGATTGTGCGGTGTGGAAGCGGTGGAGCAGGCGTTGCCCGATCTCAAAGTCCTGGCCGGCGCAGCGTTACCGCCGATCGAATGGCTCGACGGCTTGCGCCAGCGCATCGGCGCGTTTCAGCCTTTGGGTCAGCATTGCGGCGCAGTGCATGCGGCGGTGTTCATGAACGCCAGCGGTGAATTGCTGCTCGGGCGCGAAGACATCGGCCGGCACAACGCCCTCGACAAGCTGATCGGCGGACTGATCCGCCAGAAGATATCCACAGCAGGCGGCCTGGCGATTGTCACCAGTCGTTGCAGTCTCGAATTGATCCAGAAAGTCTTGCGTGCCGGCATCCAGACCCTGGTCAGCCTGTCCGCACCCACCGGCCTTGCCGTGCAATGGGCCCGTCGACACAACCTCAATCTCATCCACCTGCCGCAGAAAAGTGCGCCGCGGGTGTATAGCCCCGCGATGGAGAATCAAGCGTGA
- a CDS encoding LysR family transcriptional regulator, whose protein sequence is MDIKQLKFLIALDETRHFGQAAARCHITQPTLSMRLRSLEEELDLPLVNRGQRFEGFTAPGERVLAWARSVMAAYDGLHAEAAACRGNLIGTLRLGVVPLSSFDPLPLMQRLHSAHPNLRFEMSALSSEQILEHLANNRIDIGVSYLDRLDHERFESLAFDETRMGLLYDQRTFTFGEAPLSWESLIELPLGMLTSGMHFRQSIDHNFHSRGLTPQPLLQTDAVHQLLQAVHGGFCCAIMPLDGGLEKLTDHLRLQSIEDAQTLAPLGLIMRRGAPRSALAEACFALYQQSPIAS, encoded by the coding sequence ATGGACATCAAGCAGCTGAAATTCCTCATCGCCCTCGACGAAACCCGCCACTTCGGCCAGGCCGCCGCGCGTTGCCATATCACCCAGCCCACCCTGTCGATGCGTCTACGCAGCCTCGAAGAAGAACTCGACCTGCCGCTGGTCAACCGTGGCCAGCGCTTCGAAGGCTTCACCGCGCCGGGCGAGCGGGTGCTGGCCTGGGCACGCTCGGTGATGGCGGCTTATGACGGTTTGCACGCGGAAGCAGCCGCGTGTCGCGGCAACCTGATCGGTACGCTACGGCTGGGCGTGGTGCCACTGTCGAGCTTCGATCCGCTTCCATTGATGCAACGCCTGCACAGCGCCCACCCAAACCTGCGTTTCGAAATGTCGGCGCTGAGTTCTGAGCAGATCCTCGAGCATCTGGCGAACAACCGAATCGACATCGGTGTTTCTTACCTCGACCGCCTGGATCACGAACGTTTCGAATCACTGGCATTCGACGAAACCCGCATGGGCCTGCTGTACGACCAGCGCACTTTTACCTTCGGTGAAGCTCCGTTGAGCTGGGAATCACTGATCGAACTGCCGCTGGGCATGCTCACCAGCGGCATGCACTTTCGCCAGTCCATCGACCACAACTTCCACAGCCGTGGCCTGACCCCGCAACCGTTGCTGCAAACCGATGCCGTCCATCAATTGTTACAAGCGGTACACGGCGGTTTTTGCTGCGCGATCATGCCGCTCGACGGCGGCCTGGAAAAACTCACCGACCACCTGCGCCTGCAATCGATCGAAGACGCCCAGACCCTCGCCCCGCTTGGCTTGATCATGCGCCGTGGCGCCCCACGTTCCGCGCTGGCCGAGGCCTGTTTCGCGCTGTATCAGCAATCGCCAATTGCCTCATGA
- the lysM gene encoding peptidoglycan-binding protein LysM — translation MSLFSFVKEAGEKLLDLLTPGNANASEQLKEHISKVGLGNPNVQATVDGDKVTVTGEVASQEEKEKILLAVGNIAGVGSVDDQITVTGPVVAAAKFVVVKKGDTLSAISLAVYGNANQYNKIFEANKPLLSHPDKIYPGQTLRIPE, via the coding sequence ATGAGCCTTTTTAGTTTTGTTAAAGAAGCCGGTGAAAAGCTGCTCGATCTGCTGACCCCGGGTAACGCCAATGCCAGTGAACAGTTGAAGGAACACATCAGCAAGGTCGGCCTGGGCAATCCGAATGTGCAGGCAACGGTGGATGGCGACAAAGTGACCGTTACCGGTGAAGTCGCGAGTCAGGAAGAGAAAGAGAAGATTTTGCTGGCAGTGGGCAATATTGCCGGGGTTGGCAGCGTGGATGATCAGATCACCGTGACCGGCCCGGTGGTGGCTGCAGCAAAATTTGTCGTGGTGAAAAAAGGCGACACCCTCAGCGCGATTTCCCTCGCTGTGTATGGCAACGCCAACCAGTACAACAAGATCTTCGAGGCCAACAAACCGCTGCTGTCGCATCCGGACAAGATCTATCCGGGGCAGACGCTGCGTATTCCTGAGTAA
- the yrfG gene encoding GMP/IMP nucleotidase: MPSLPWSDIDTVLLDMDGTLLDLHFDNHFWLEHLPQRYAELHGVSRAMAEMELQPLFERHAGQLQWYCLDFWSAELKLSVRELKQETAHLIALRPDADTFLEAIKRAGKRVIMITNAHRDSLSLKLERIELAPYFERLISSHDYGFPKENPQFWDALQADIGFDPSRSLFIDDTLPILRSARDFGVAHLLAVKEPDSRKGPKDTAEFAAVEDYRNLIAGL, translated from the coding sequence ATGCCTTCATTACCGTGGTCCGACATCGATACCGTTCTGCTCGACATGGACGGCACGCTGCTGGATCTGCACTTCGACAATCACTTCTGGCTGGAACACCTGCCGCAGCGCTACGCCGAACTGCACGGGGTCAGCCGGGCCATGGCCGAGATGGAATTGCAGCCGTTGTTCGAACGCCACGCTGGCCAGTTGCAGTGGTATTGCCTGGATTTCTGGAGTGCCGAACTGAAGTTGTCGGTGCGGGAATTGAAGCAGGAAACCGCGCACCTGATTGCCTTGCGGCCGGATGCCGATACCTTTCTGGAAGCAATCAAACGTGCCGGTAAACGGGTGATCATGATCACCAACGCGCACCGCGATTCACTGTCGCTGAAGCTGGAACGGATTGAGCTGGCGCCGTATTTCGAACGGCTGATCAGCTCCCACGATTACGGTTTTCCCAAGGAAAACCCGCAGTTCTGGGATGCCTTGCAGGCAGACATCGGCTTTGATCCGTCGCGCAGTCTGTTTATCGACGATACCTTGCCGATTCTGCGCAGTGCGCGGGACTTTGGTGTCGCGCATTTGTTGGCGGTGAAGGAGCCGGATAGCCGCAAGGGGCCGAAGGACACGGCTGAGTTTGCGGCGGTTGAGGACTATCGCAATCTGATCGCAGGTCTTTGA
- the nudE gene encoding ADP compounds hydrolase NudE: MRQKPTVLAREIVATSRLFCVEELKLRFSNGVERTYERLVGKGAGYGAVMIVAMLDAEHAVLVEEYCGGTDEYELSLPKGLIEPGEDVLAAAERELKEEAGFGARQLEHLTELSLSPGYMSQKIQVVLATDLYEERLEGDEPEPMRVDKVNLRELSSLALNPQFSEGRALAALYLTRDLLTERGFFPA, from the coding sequence ATGCGCCAGAAACCCACCGTACTTGCCCGCGAGATCGTCGCCACCAGCCGCCTGTTTTGCGTCGAAGAACTCAAGCTGCGCTTTTCCAACGGCGTGGAACGCACTTACGAGCGTCTGGTCGGCAAAGGTGCGGGCTACGGCGCGGTGATGATCGTGGCGATGCTGGACGCCGAACACGCAGTGCTGGTCGAGGAATACTGCGGCGGTACCGATGAGTACGAACTGTCCTTGCCTAAAGGTTTGATCGAACCGGGCGAAGACGTATTGGCGGCAGCCGAGCGGGAACTCAAGGAAGAAGCCGGATTTGGCGCGCGACAACTGGAGCATCTGACCGAGCTGTCGTTATCGCCCGGTTACATGAGCCAGAAGATCCAGGTCGTTCTGGCTACCGATTTGTACGAAGAGCGGCTGGAAGGCGACGAGCCCGAACCGATGCGCGTCGATAAGGTGAACCTGCGCGAATTGTCGTCGCTGGCGCTCAATCCGCAATTTTCCGAAGGCCGTGCGTTGGCTGCACTGTATCTGACCCGCGATCTGCTGACCGAGCGCGGGTTCTTTCCAGCATGA